A region from the Canis lupus dingo isolate Sandy chromosome X, ASM325472v2, whole genome shotgun sequence genome encodes:
- the LOC112655464 gene encoding ferritin heavy chain → MAFSLERDDGALRNLARFFQRQAREETQHAEMLVELQNRRGGRIRLRDVKKPDRDAWESGPRATERALHLEKRVNHSLPARPDLHRLATDQNDAQLCDFLEARSLRERASERARQGHPRALGGYGTSLRSVGAPEAGPAEYPFDRLTLRHSHKEN, encoded by the coding sequence ATGGCCTTCTCCTTGGAGCGCGACGACGGGGCCCTGAGGAACTTGGCCCGCTTCTTCCAGCGCCAGGCCCGCGAGGAGACCCAGCACGCCGAGATGCTCGTGGAGCTGCAGAACCGGCGCGGGGGCCGCATCCGTCTGCGCGACGTCAAGAAGCCCGACCGCGACGCCTGGGAGAGCGGCCCGAGGGCCACGGAGCGCGCCCTGCACCTGGAGAAGCGCGTGAACCACAGCCTGCCTGCTCGACCTGACCTGCACCGGCTGGCCACCGACCAGAACGACGCCCAGCTCTGCGACTTCCTGGAGGCCCGCTCCCTCCgtgagcgagcgagcgagcgagcgaggcAAGGCCATCCAAGAGCTCTGGGAGGCTACGGCACCAGCCTGCGCAGCGTGGGGGCCCCGGAAGCCGGCCCGGCCGAGTACCCGTTCGACAGGCTCACCCTGCGCCACAGCCACAAGGAGAACTGA